Within the Deltaproteobacteria bacterium genome, the region GTCCAAGATCGGTCTCATCGATGGCAACGCCGGCAAGCTGTACTACCGGGGCTATCCGATCGAGCAGCTCGCTGAGCATTCGGATTTCGAAGAGGTGTCGTACCTGCTGCTCAAGGGGCACTTGCCGACGCGGGCGGAACTCGACGCCTTCAAAGCGCAGCTCCGCAATCACCGGCGGCTCAAGTTCCGCATCATCGAACTCCTCAAGAAGCTCCCCGATCAGGGGCACCCGATGGACGCGCTGGTCGCGACCGTGTCCGCGATCGGCATGTACTACCCGCAGACGATCGTCGAGGATCCCGAGCAGCGCTGGGGCGCCGCCATCCGGCTGATGTGCAAGGTGCCGACCATCGTCGCGGCGTACCACCGCATTCGCAACGGCGACGAGCCGCTGCTGCCGCGCGACGACCTCGATCATGCGTCGAACTTCCTGTACATGCTCACCGAGAAGGAGCCGGATCCGCTCGTCGCCAAGGTGATGGACGTCTGCCTGATCCTGCACGCGGAACACGGGATGAACGCGTCGACATTCGCCGCGCGCGTCACGGGGTCGACGTTGGCCGACCCGTATTCGGTCATCTCGTCGGCGGTCGGCACGCTGGCTGGACCGCTGCACGGCGGCGCCAACGAGGACGTACTCGGCATGCTCAAGTCGATCCCCGGCGGGGTCGAGGGCGTTCGGGCGTGGGCCGAGGAGGGCGTGCGCGAAAAGCGCAAGTTCGCCGGCTTCGGCCACCGCGTCTACAAGGTCAAGGATCCGCGGGCCAAGATCCTCCAGCGGCTCGCCGTCCAACTGTTCGACAAGTTCGGCGCGACGCCGCTGTACGACGTGGCGTGCGAACTCGAGAAGGTGCTCGCGGAGCACCTCGGGCCCAAGGGCGTCTATCCCAACGTCGACTTCTACAGCGGGATCGTCTACGAAAAGATGGGGATCCCGGCCGACCTGATGACGCCGATCTTTGCGGTCGCGCGCACCGTCGGCTGGCTCGCGCACTGGC harbors:
- a CDS encoding citrate synthase codes for the protein SKIGLIDGNAGKLYYRGYPIEQLAEHSDFEEVSYLLLKGHLPTRAELDAFKAQLRNHRRLKFRIIELLKKLPDQGHPMDALVATVSAIGMYYPQTIVEDPEQRWGAAIRLMCKVPTIVAAYHRIRNGDEPLLPRDDLDHASNFLYMLTEKEPDPLVAKVMDVCLILHAEHGMNASTFAARVTGSTLADPYSVISSAVGTLAGPLHGGANEDVLGMLKSIPGGVEGVRAWAEEGVREKRKFAGFGHRVYKVKDPRAKILQRLAVQLFDKFGATPLYDVACELEKVLAEHLGPKGVYPNVDFYSGIVYEKMGIPADLMTPIFAVARTVGWLAHWLEQIENNRIFRPSQIYIGERDLTYVPIDQRG